One Natronosalvus halobius genomic region harbors:
- a CDS encoding PH domain-containing protein, translating into MSVNDYEWLVLESDEEILWSGEPELFGYAWLFAMGIVLIPMFGIGFVIIALTYLSLKNTAYVITTESVFKKTGILSRKITDIGHENIQDTGYKQGIVGRYYEFGTVQISTAGGSGVEMSLAYVPDPLNVQSQLDAVATRRSSAEDTSAPDAHERVEIMGATLDELITEMRATREALESIEERLSED; encoded by the coding sequence ATGAGTGTCAACGATTACGAATGGCTGGTACTCGAATCGGACGAAGAAATACTCTGGTCCGGCGAGCCGGAGTTGTTCGGATATGCTTGGCTGTTTGCCATGGGAATCGTGTTGATCCCGATGTTTGGAATCGGGTTCGTGATTATCGCCTTGACCTACCTGAGCCTGAAAAACACCGCATATGTGATCACGACCGAGAGTGTTTTTAAAAAGACGGGAATACTCTCTCGGAAGATCACCGACATTGGCCACGAGAACATCCAAGACACCGGGTACAAACAGGGAATTGTTGGCCGATACTATGAATTTGGAACCGTTCAAATCAGCACGGCTGGCGGCAGCGGCGTGGAAATGTCGCTCGCGTACGTACCTGATCCGTTGAACGTCCAATCACAACTCGATGCAGTGGCAACCAGGAGATCGTCCGCGGAGGATACCAGCGCTCCGGATGCACACGAGCGGGTTGAGATAATGGGTGCCACGCTCGACGAACTCATCACAGAAATGCGGGCGACGCGAGAGGCACTGGAGTCAATCGAAGAGCGGTTGAGCGAGGACTGA
- a CDS encoding CPBP family intramembrane glutamic endopeptidase, whose translation MFVFATLGPALAAILVTSVVEGRAGVRRLLGRIKQWRVGLRWYVVALFGFLFAWILGYFAVLGADPLTALVENWTQFFTVFLPLVLAGILIPSIGEEPGWRGFALPRLEERYGPVWGTLVLGTLVGLYHIPAFFTPILGPVTVGEFGAFMMTAIGASFIYTWVFNGSGGSLLIVILLHAAGNASSSLLGGLFDELPYGGWSATVIDGGVLGALVFSIIAVLLVVFTGGRLSYRAGEQNES comes from the coding sequence ATGTTCGTATTTGCAACACTAGGACCCGCACTCGCAGCTATTCTCGTGACTTCTGTGGTAGAGGGGCGGGCGGGCGTACGTCGATTGTTGGGGCGGATCAAACAGTGGCGAGTGGGCCTTCGCTGGTACGTCGTCGCTCTGTTTGGGTTCCTGTTTGCATGGATTCTCGGCTATTTCGCTGTTCTCGGGGCTGACCCGCTCACAGCGCTCGTCGAGAACTGGACCCAGTTCTTCACCGTCTTCCTCCCTCTTGTACTGGCGGGGATTCTCATCCCATCGATTGGTGAAGAACCTGGTTGGCGGGGCTTTGCACTCCCACGGTTAGAAGAGCGCTACGGGCCAGTCTGGGGGACACTCGTTCTGGGAACGCTTGTCGGCCTCTATCACATACCAGCATTTTTCACGCCCATCCTTGGTCCAGTCACGGTCGGAGAATTCGGCGCGTTCATGATGACTGCCATTGGGGCCTCGTTTATCTACACATGGGTGTTCAACGGGAGTGGTGGGAGCCTGCTAATCGTTATTCTCCTTCACGCTGCTGGGAACGCAAGTAGTTCGCTTCTCGGAGGTCTCTTCGATGAGTTACCCTACGGTGGTTGGTCTGCCACCGTCATCGATGGTGGTGTATTAGGTGCTCTCGTTTTTTCCATAATCGCAGTACTCCTCGTTGTTTTTACCGGAGGCCGTCTCTCCTACAGAGCAGGGGAACAGAACGAATCGTGA
- a CDS encoding MFS transporter — MRIRLRGAKDEGRFVLGAVIVSTFFIGFGGGVIFPILPNLGAVLGISPFLVGIILSANRFSRLFANAPAGSLVDRFGTRKPFVIGMFIQGLSTSGYVIAMIAPLPEVWFMAARLFWGVGSALVFATAYTIADDISDGGSRGSNMGLIRGGVLFGFPTGVVLGGLVSEFAGNVVAFTVATGFAFFASAVAYLTVPETHVEGGANQSVKPWDINTSLPAVTVGLVNFAVLFVYIGALFATLVVFLDQNQLSVFGFDAQGSSGLFMGLTVIAAGLSMYVGGYVSDRNQSRVPVLLVFLVVTSIGFVLLALANSVPTLAIACLCIGLGQGGTSGPLMALLGDLVADGEMGRAVGTNNVFGDIGGGFGPIVTLPVVDIVGFWPVYLCCAAMPLVAASILLGGVRRETGDFLPSVGS, encoded by the coding sequence GTGAGAATTCGGCTTCGTGGGGCGAAAGACGAGGGAAGGTTCGTTCTCGGAGCGGTCATCGTCAGTACGTTTTTCATTGGCTTCGGCGGCGGCGTGATTTTCCCCATCCTGCCAAATCTCGGTGCTGTTCTCGGAATCTCTCCGTTTCTCGTCGGTATTATCCTGAGTGCGAACCGGTTTTCACGGCTATTTGCGAACGCACCGGCTGGGAGCCTCGTGGACCGGTTCGGGACGAGGAAACCATTCGTCATTGGGATGTTCATCCAGGGTCTCTCCACGTCCGGCTACGTTATCGCCATGATCGCACCACTTCCCGAAGTGTGGTTCATGGCTGCGCGCCTCTTCTGGGGTGTCGGGAGTGCGCTCGTCTTTGCGACTGCGTACACGATCGCGGACGATATCAGCGACGGTGGATCGCGGGGTTCGAATATGGGGCTCATCAGAGGCGGCGTCCTTTTCGGGTTCCCGACGGGGGTAGTCCTCGGTGGGCTCGTCAGTGAATTCGCCGGAAATGTCGTCGCGTTCACCGTCGCTACTGGTTTCGCGTTCTTTGCCAGTGCCGTCGCGTACCTGACGGTGCCCGAAACACACGTCGAAGGAGGAGCGAATCAGTCAGTCAAACCGTGGGACATCAATACGAGTCTCCCCGCGGTCACGGTTGGCCTGGTGAACTTTGCCGTGTTGTTCGTCTACATCGGTGCGTTGTTCGCAACGTTAGTCGTGTTTCTCGACCAGAACCAACTCAGCGTCTTCGGCTTCGATGCTCAGGGCTCCTCGGGGCTGTTCATGGGGCTCACCGTCATCGCTGCGGGTCTATCGATGTATGTCGGTGGGTACGTCAGCGATCGGAACCAGTCGCGTGTCCCGGTTTTACTCGTATTCCTGGTCGTTACGTCGATCGGGTTCGTACTGCTCGCGCTCGCGAATTCGGTACCGACGCTGGCGATCGCCTGCCTGTGTATCGGACTCGGGCAAGGCGGAACCAGCGGGCCACTGATGGCACTGTTAGGTGACCTCGTCGCCGATGGCGAGATGGGCCGTGCTGTGGGGACGAACAACGTGTTCGGGGATATCGGCGGTGGGTTCGGCCCCATTGTCACGCTCCCAGTCGTCGATATCGTCGGATTTTGGCCAGTTTATCTCTGCTGTGCGGCCATGCCGCTCGTCGCAGCCTCGATCCTCTTGGGCGGTGTCCGACGCGAAACTGGGGACTTCCTCCCGAGCGTCGGGTCCTAA
- a CDS encoding DNA primase, translated as MTLSWRETTREELHTYYTETFPEYVDALPSFVTVDGPKQYAIAFREAYPTRKQNAPDRSFIRRDTWHTSGSGDRTVQQFEVIEDLVEFIQYPARHDPAQGSAYALADPNLLNRPEPRPDAVYYALDHWKRPWVLAVDIDAKDIAAQRASRETTAGEPTDDVETEPLRTAGILDSPPEGYPYAFDDIEQALEYGFIVQEIFEDDFAAEETMVVYSGQGCHVYLLDTDREHHYDEQSREVINDLLLNEYEIPIDPVVTADRRRVIRLPYSLHADVSRIVQPIDSPAFDFRTEATPDFLDS; from the coding sequence ATGACCCTCTCTTGGCGAGAGACAACACGAGAGGAACTGCATACCTACTACACGGAGACGTTTCCCGAGTACGTCGACGCACTGCCGTCATTCGTTACCGTCGATGGGCCGAAGCAGTACGCCATCGCGTTTCGTGAGGCCTACCCAACTCGGAAACAGAACGCTCCCGATCGGTCGTTCATCCGTCGCGATACGTGGCACACGAGTGGATCAGGCGACCGGACAGTACAGCAGTTCGAAGTGATTGAGGACCTCGTCGAGTTCATCCAGTACCCCGCACGGCACGACCCCGCTCAGGGAAGTGCCTACGCACTCGCTGATCCGAACCTCCTGAATCGTCCGGAGCCACGCCCCGACGCAGTCTACTATGCGCTCGATCACTGGAAGCGACCGTGGGTGCTCGCAGTCGATATCGATGCGAAAGACATCGCCGCACAGCGCGCTTCCCGTGAAACCACCGCTGGTGAACCGACCGACGATGTCGAGACTGAGCCGCTTCGAACCGCCGGGATTCTCGACAGTCCGCCTGAGGGCTATCCCTACGCGTTCGACGATATCGAGCAGGCCCTCGAGTACGGCTTTATAGTTCAGGAGATCTTCGAGGACGACTTCGCAGCTGAAGAGACGATGGTCGTCTACTCGGGACAGGGCTGTCACGTCTATCTGCTCGATACGGATCGCGAACACCACTACGACGAGCAAAGCCGCGAGGTCATCAACGACCTGCTCCTCAACGAATATGAGATCCCCATTGACCCGGTGGTCACCGCTGACCGGCGTCGCGTGATACGGTTGCCGTACTCACTACACGCTGATGTCTCGCGAATCGTCCAGCCCATTGACAGCCCGGCGTTCGACTTCCGAACCGAGGCGACGCCCGACTTCCTTGACTCATGA
- a CDS encoding primase-associated protein, translating to MSRDTPTDDEYTAYRVAALPREEGEFQLTQLFECGYQRWTVDGEQKTEKMLADIERFTTEAFAPSTREEATERPYVDDPGVLAVLTTLGAVCIMDHPKLEDTPPRHLALLGDLRELYVNNIGSLVREYEDWSLHQEIAETLYAKAPGEDGVHPGRVCTDITTRPEFGEGYCLEIPLVAASRKCLARTDSDEGKQGEIQAHVADNNLYVPVSDFMAKYREYAEDAFGRLLAVQEEALTAEQRSWLIVNESAITERIDRFFQAGQTHRVWENWSRQKRDIRTIINAVKATDADTAQLDEPQTARDLYEALEAYEPNRTWEQRACDSFLTPRSLGNTLTAMQNHESVSVEHKWENRYTLTEYSDGARPIHVDTLENLFELPCMAAMDDRLQEKKPVRKDLFNLVRMAWWLPQYRDTSKDEFISDVKDLFSRWPWYDEEVTQYQIRYELDNDIGGEIPLPMNCANDDIQRYCIGRDQCPYSIYGSLPFPEEMYEQIDAQSKHSPQ from the coding sequence ATGAGCCGAGACACACCCACAGACGACGAGTACACGGCGTATCGAGTCGCGGCACTCCCCCGGGAGGAAGGCGAGTTCCAACTCACACAGCTATTCGAGTGTGGGTATCAGCGGTGGACAGTCGATGGCGAGCAGAAAACAGAGAAGATGCTTGCAGATATCGAGCGGTTCACCACCGAAGCGTTCGCACCGAGCACGCGAGAGGAGGCAACCGAACGCCCCTATGTTGACGATCCGGGAGTGCTGGCTGTCCTCACAACGCTCGGAGCGGTCTGTATCATGGACCATCCGAAACTCGAGGATACCCCGCCCCGTCATCTCGCTCTCCTCGGTGATCTTCGCGAACTCTACGTCAACAATATCGGGTCGCTCGTTCGCGAGTACGAGGACTGGTCGCTCCACCAGGAGATCGCCGAAACGCTCTACGCGAAAGCGCCCGGCGAGGACGGTGTCCACCCAGGACGTGTCTGTACGGACATCACGACTCGTCCCGAGTTTGGCGAGGGGTACTGTCTCGAAATCCCACTCGTCGCCGCCTCACGGAAATGTCTGGCACGTACGGATAGCGACGAGGGGAAGCAGGGCGAAATCCAGGCCCATGTCGCGGACAACAATCTATACGTTCCCGTCTCGGATTTCATGGCAAAGTACCGTGAGTACGCAGAGGACGCGTTCGGACGTCTGCTCGCGGTTCAAGAAGAGGCGTTGACGGCGGAACAGCGGAGCTGGCTCATCGTGAACGAATCCGCGATTACGGAGCGCATTGACCGCTTTTTCCAGGCCGGACAGACCCACCGCGTGTGGGAGAATTGGAGTCGGCAGAAGCGTGATATCCGGACGATCATTAACGCCGTCAAAGCCACGGACGCCGACACTGCACAGCTTGATGAGCCTCAGACAGCCCGAGATTTATACGAGGCGCTGGAGGCGTACGAGCCTAACCGGACGTGGGAACAGCGTGCCTGTGACTCCTTTTTAACGCCACGGAGTCTGGGGAACACCCTGACTGCGATGCAGAATCACGAGAGTGTCTCTGTCGAACACAAGTGGGAGAATCGCTATACACTCACCGAGTACAGCGATGGGGCACGCCCTATACACGTCGACACTCTCGAGAATCTGTTCGAACTGCCCTGTATGGCGGCAATGGACGACCGCCTCCAGGAGAAGAAGCCCGTCCGAAAGGATCTGTTCAATCTGGTACGCATGGCATGGTGGCTTCCCCAGTATCGAGACACAAGTAAAGACGAATTCATCAGCGACGTGAAAGACCTGTTCTCGCGGTGGCCCTGGTATGACGAGGAGGTGACCCAGTACCAGATTCGCTACGAGCTCGACAACGACATCGGCGGTGAAATCCCCCTCCCAATGAATTGTGCGAATGATGATATTCAGCGGTACTGCATCGGGCGCGACCAGTGCCCCTACTCGATATATGGGAGCCTTCCGTTCCCAGAAGAGATGTACGAGCAGATCGACGCTCAGTCGAAACACTCGCCGCAGTAG
- a CDS encoding ATP-binding protein encodes MTEQRRYIRIEPSRERVDPSDIVSRLAGLRKLRTGWKIKYDPRKSPPAFEFLVLTQGNDAPVRFYLGVEDEELLPTLESELQTAYPASYDIYEEAVDLRTELANYEGRGTENDSSMNAEGGETAVDDGGDVSLFDRTPLAARWNGVGERSRDWMTPIKQYSHAQEEATQSGNPARAPLAAAVERLTEATAPTALQVLFTRYSSWQRAAEARKKQIETKHDGALQSARTSLADMVYGADQERIRDRRRGRDPPHVGESTQQTSSAASGEVASRQALIDQKGPSQTFLVNLRAVSVLPEEPEDVDRAQASNNIKTLANAFNHLDGYFYHLDGSYVSKSLTNIRDPARKELTRLLTRSFNQSWMGKRRPQLVLNADELANFVAVPSGQTLTTEGSRGARGKERLRQPLPLPDPDLLEAFSGAGMAVGKPLRNRSEPLDEPVRIPPDLLTTSYIRAASTGSGKSTAVQAEMLSLHEHVDGPTVLLDGKGDGMAENYLRAHYAKYGRLDEVYYFNAPEMLPAVSFFDIRPAIAMGRPREDAVQDKVEHFHEIMRLILGEERHEQAYVANEILTFLIKALFDQEYGQDAFSLEDLIQAVFRMSRDKTVPELCDANAHIEQSLIQKCQVDERQFQQTMGAAANRLDKLVEHEHLYQIFTHVPRWDDEAEAYVGNAFDFREFLDKDAVILLDLGEFRAESQHALTMILLSNLWDAVQGRRGGGRSLNGGSRQRESDDDDTIVNMIIEEAAAIATSSLVYEQFIPQGRAFGVSLGLVLQYPEQVAQYSTSDRPYTEILNNVKTKLIGNIATDAKLAESMAHENLSPSEFRNRVSRLPAGEWIAQLPSPRFGQTGPAPFSLASLPIPEGHPESETPLSGDDRHLFEEQQIPQVMRRTQEECSLPGRTSQFAREEVRDTLDEVGDDVDGEPATASGSTAAAEAAAGGNSLETTFFGASSTSGDSGASADRETTATMNEAQTPSNEERTIGSAPMFGAAADESQDVEAGPQSSTPEPAGMATQEKRNDNTADTSETTEASGGASLPEHVHHDADADCYVCDLCGAEYTSSEDRKASACCQFASKDDVFIAARRARSTAESSSELFTRLGNITEHAETYGIEVTIQDFASLDASGDEAATAPNSGTEASPEPEQDPIPDNSPSTRFQEATATIPDETLREEGVTRDEAAFLGLVLDAMNHRLEEYSLTESMTVLEEPFSNLDVETLTQKGFLEEHRSFRQKYYTVLPAGREFLDRSLEANPGVGDLGEKTPHKAGVVFLEAWLTQQDDVGRTEIYYQHRDDTVFDVAGFDTTDNLTWVGEVETPSNNPEALLADYEKLANVDAAAVWACEDKAFILDAIEILTDAGKVDFSLSSTQRRTISSLRAAIGEYDDPGMMALHTFRSLEAEVSE; translated from the coding sequence ATGACTGAGCAACGTCGCTATATTCGCATTGAGCCGTCGCGGGAACGCGTCGACCCATCTGATATCGTCTCCCGACTGGCTGGCTTGCGGAAGCTTCGAACGGGATGGAAAATCAAATACGACCCCCGGAAGAGTCCACCGGCGTTCGAATTTCTGGTGCTCACGCAGGGGAACGACGCGCCGGTCCGGTTCTATCTCGGCGTCGAAGACGAGGAACTGCTCCCCACGCTCGAGTCCGAGCTGCAGACCGCCTATCCAGCGAGCTACGATATCTACGAGGAAGCCGTCGATCTCCGAACCGAACTCGCCAACTACGAGGGTCGCGGCACTGAGAACGACTCGAGCATGAATGCTGAGGGAGGAGAGACGGCTGTCGACGATGGAGGTGACGTCTCACTCTTCGATCGAACGCCGCTCGCTGCCCGCTGGAACGGCGTCGGCGAGCGAAGCCGCGACTGGATGACACCGATCAAGCAGTATTCGCATGCCCAGGAGGAGGCCACTCAGTCGGGCAACCCGGCACGGGCACCACTTGCGGCGGCCGTCGAACGGCTCACAGAGGCCACAGCACCCACCGCGTTGCAGGTCTTGTTTACCCGGTATAGCAGCTGGCAGCGAGCGGCTGAAGCCCGGAAAAAGCAGATCGAGACCAAACACGATGGTGCCCTCCAGTCTGCTCGAACGAGTCTCGCCGATATGGTCTACGGCGCCGATCAGGAGCGTATTCGCGATCGTCGACGTGGTCGTGACCCACCTCATGTCGGTGAGAGTACCCAGCAGACGTCGAGTGCAGCCAGTGGGGAGGTCGCATCCAGACAGGCGCTCATCGACCAGAAAGGCCCCTCACAGACGTTTCTTGTGAACCTCCGCGCTGTTTCCGTCCTTCCCGAGGAGCCCGAAGATGTAGATAGGGCACAGGCTTCGAACAATATCAAGACGCTCGCGAACGCCTTCAACCACCTCGACGGCTACTTCTATCACCTCGACGGCAGCTATGTCTCGAAGAGCCTGACGAACATTCGCGACCCAGCTCGGAAGGAATTGACCCGACTGCTGACTCGGTCGTTCAACCAGTCCTGGATGGGGAAACGCCGTCCCCAGCTCGTGTTGAACGCGGACGAACTCGCGAATTTTGTGGCGGTGCCGAGCGGCCAGACGCTGACCACTGAGGGATCGCGAGGCGCCCGTGGCAAGGAACGACTCCGCCAGCCGCTTCCATTGCCCGATCCAGATCTCCTCGAGGCGTTTTCGGGGGCAGGCATGGCGGTCGGGAAGCCCCTCCGGAATCGGAGCGAACCCCTAGACGAGCCGGTTCGTATTCCACCGGATCTCTTGACCACGAGCTACATTCGGGCAGCGTCGACGGGGAGTGGGAAATCTACCGCAGTTCAAGCTGAGATGCTCTCCCTTCACGAGCACGTCGACGGCCCGACTGTTCTCCTCGACGGGAAGGGTGACGGGATGGCCGAGAACTATCTCCGCGCCCACTACGCGAAATACGGGCGTCTGGACGAGGTCTACTACTTCAACGCGCCGGAGATGCTGCCGGCCGTCTCCTTTTTCGATATTCGCCCTGCAATCGCGATGGGGCGACCTCGCGAGGACGCCGTCCAGGATAAGGTCGAGCACTTCCACGAGATTATGCGACTGATTCTCGGCGAAGAACGCCACGAGCAGGCATACGTCGCCAACGAAATCCTCACCTTTCTCATCAAGGCGCTGTTCGACCAGGAGTACGGCCAGGACGCGTTCAGCCTCGAGGACCTGATTCAGGCGGTCTTCCGAATGAGCCGGGATAAGACAGTGCCCGAACTCTGCGACGCGAACGCGCACATCGAGCAGTCACTGATCCAGAAGTGCCAGGTCGACGAGCGCCAGTTCCAGCAGACGATGGGTGCGGCGGCGAATCGCCTCGACAAACTCGTCGAGCACGAGCACCTCTACCAAATATTCACTCACGTCCCTCGGTGGGACGATGAAGCTGAGGCGTACGTCGGAAACGCGTTCGACTTTCGCGAGTTCCTCGACAAGGACGCCGTCATCTTACTCGATCTGGGTGAGTTCCGCGCCGAATCCCAGCACGCCCTGACGATGATCCTGTTGAGCAATCTCTGGGACGCCGTGCAAGGTCGCCGTGGCGGTGGGCGATCGTTGAATGGCGGTAGTCGTCAGCGCGAGAGTGACGACGACGACACAATTGTGAACATGATCATCGAGGAGGCCGCAGCGATCGCGACGTCTTCGCTGGTCTACGAGCAGTTCATCCCACAGGGGCGAGCGTTCGGCGTAAGTCTCGGCCTGGTTCTCCAGTACCCCGAACAGGTGGCGCAGTACAGCACGTCCGACCGGCCGTACACGGAGATTCTGAATAACGTCAAGACGAAGCTCATCGGGAATATCGCGACCGATGCGAAGCTCGCGGAGTCGATGGCTCACGAAAATTTGAGCCCGTCCGAGTTCCGCAATCGTGTGAGTCGTCTGCCAGCCGGTGAGTGGATCGCCCAGCTACCGAGCCCCCGATTTGGACAGACGGGCCCGGCGCCGTTCTCGCTCGCGTCGCTGCCAATTCCAGAGGGGCACCCAGAGAGCGAGACCCCACTGTCGGGCGACGACCGGCACCTCTTCGAGGAACAGCAAATTCCCCAGGTGATGCGGCGAACGCAAGAGGAGTGTAGTCTGCCGGGCCGGACAAGTCAGTTTGCTCGCGAGGAGGTTCGGGATACGTTAGACGAGGTGGGCGATGACGTCGACGGAGAGCCTGCGACGGCGAGCGGAAGCACAGCCGCCGCTGAAGCGGCTGCCGGTGGCAACTCATTGGAGACCACCTTCTTCGGTGCAAGTAGCACAAGCGGCGATTCAGGCGCGTCTGCGGACCGCGAGACAACGGCCACAATGAACGAGGCCCAAACGCCATCGAATGAGGAGCGAACCATCGGTAGCGCACCCATGTTCGGCGCAGCTGCCGACGAGTCACAGGATGTCGAGGCAGGCCCACAGTCTTCGACTCCAGAGCCGGCAGGTATGGCGACTCAAGAAAAACGGAACGACAATACAGCGGATACGTCGGAAACGACGGAAGCATCGGGTGGGGCGTCACTGCCCGAGCACGTACACCATGATGCGGATGCCGATTGCTACGTCTGTGACCTCTGTGGAGCCGAGTATACCTCGTCGGAGGACCGGAAGGCCAGCGCGTGCTGTCAGTTTGCGTCAAAAGACGACGTCTTCATCGCAGCCCGCCGAGCACGGTCCACCGCCGAAAGCTCCAGCGAACTGTTCACACGACTTGGGAATATCACCGAACATGCCGAGACGTACGGTATCGAGGTGACGATCCAGGACTTCGCGTCGTTAGATGCATCCGGTGACGAGGCTGCCACAGCACCCAACAGCGGGACAGAAGCATCACCTGAACCAGAGCAGGACCCGATCCCCGACAACTCACCCTCGACTCGGTTTCAAGAGGCAACGGCGACCATTCCGGATGAGACGCTCCGCGAGGAAGGTGTCACACGTGATGAGGCGGCATTCCTCGGTCTCGTGCTGGATGCGATGAACCACCGGCTCGAGGAGTATTCGCTCACGGAGAGTATGACTGTGCTCGAAGAGCCCTTCTCCAATCTTGACGTCGAGACGCTCACACAGAAAGGGTTCCTCGAAGAACACCGCTCGTTCCGCCAGAAGTACTACACTGTGTTACCGGCTGGCCGTGAGTTTCTGGATCGCTCGCTTGAGGCCAATCCGGGCGTCGGCGATCTCGGTGAGAAAACCCCACACAAAGCTGGCGTCGTCTTCCTTGAAGCCTGGCTCACCCAACAGGACGACGTCGGTCGAACGGAGATCTACTATCAGCATAGGGACGACACAGTCTTCGACGTCGCTGGCTTCGATACCACAGACAACCTCACCTGGGTTGGCGAAGTGGAAACCCCGAGCAATAATCCCGAGGCGCTGCTCGCAGACTACGAGAAGCTTGCGAACGTCGACGCGGCTGCTGTCTGGGCCTGTGAAGATAAGGCATTCATTCTGGACGCGATCGAGATACTCACCGACGCCGGGAAAGTCGATTTCTCGCTGAGTTCGACCCAGCGGCGGACGATTAGCTCACTTCGTGCAGCAATCGGCGAGTATGACGACCCAGGGATGATGGCCCTCCACACGTTCCGAAGTCTCGAAGCGGAGGTGTCGGAGTAA
- a CDS encoding DUF7342 family protein has product MSETDATDGPPPFEDVFASDDVEQRIYGTILQTREPTTASAIADTANCDPKTARKYLGWFDDLGIVTRHDGHPATYERNDAYFEWRRINQLAADHSVEDLQERVRELTTRITEYEATYDAASPAAVDAVAAAEGSDERTIDDVYSDLADWTTARKERERYERARQQCVGADGEQASG; this is encoded by the coding sequence ATGTCCGAAACAGACGCCACCGATGGACCTCCCCCATTCGAGGACGTGTTCGCCAGCGACGACGTCGAACAGCGCATCTACGGCACCATCCTCCAAACCCGTGAGCCAACGACAGCGAGTGCGATCGCCGACACCGCCAACTGTGATCCCAAGACGGCCCGGAAGTATCTGGGATGGTTCGATGATCTGGGGATCGTCACCCGGCACGATGGCCATCCGGCCACCTACGAACGGAATGACGCGTATTTTGAGTGGCGACGCATCAACCAGCTCGCAGCCGACCATTCCGTCGAGGACCTGCAGGAACGCGTTCGTGAGCTGACGACGCGCATCACCGAGTACGAGGCGACGTACGACGCCGCGTCACCGGCCGCAGTCGACGCCGTCGCCGCCGCGGAGGGCAGCGACGAGCGGACAATCGACGACGTGTACAGCGACCTCGCCGATTGGACGACCGCCCGCAAGGAGCGCGAGCGCTACGAACGCGCCCGCCAGCAATGTGTCGGCGCCGACGGCGAACAAGCCTCCGGGTAA
- a CDS encoding PH domain-containing protein → MSEPFPWLSLDTDEEVVWSGRPRLHVVGWLAVPALAIPALLVVVWPSLLSAVVGVLAWAVISYLGYVYVTNIDYVISTKYVYTKFGILGRSVTQIGLHNIQDTTLSQGIFGTHSNYGTISFSTAGGEGATLSFYLVDEPSTVKSTIDRQITRARKGTKDREEHSNERNLDDLLTELRATRKAAQRIDQLFEHGGNRP, encoded by the coding sequence ATGTCAGAACCATTCCCATGGTTATCACTTGATACCGATGAGGAGGTCGTGTGGTCTGGGCGTCCTCGCCTTCACGTTGTCGGCTGGCTCGCCGTTCCCGCTCTCGCTATTCCGGCTTTGCTCGTGGTTGTATGGCCGTCATTGTTGAGTGCAGTTGTCGGCGTCCTCGCCTGGGCTGTTATTAGTTATCTCGGTTACGTGTACGTGACAAACATCGACTACGTCATCTCGACAAAATACGTCTACACAAAATTCGGGATACTCGGACGTTCCGTCACGCAAATTGGCCTCCACAATATTCAGGACACTACACTCAGCCAGGGGATCTTCGGGACGCATTCGAACTATGGAACGATTTCGTTCAGCACCGCTGGTGGGGAAGGCGCGACGCTTTCGTTTTACTTGGTCGATGAGCCGTCAACAGTAAAGTCGACGATTGACCGGCAGATCACGAGAGCACGTAAAGGGACGAAAGACAGAGAAGAACACTCGAACGAGAGGAATCTCGATGACCTTCTTACGGAGCTTCGTGCGACACGAAAAGCCGCTCAGCGAATTGACCAACTGTTTGAGCATGGAGGGAACCGACCATGA